From a region of the Anaerolineae bacterium genome:
- a CDS encoding pyridoxal-phosphate dependent enzyme produces ITAISVAEPEKALRARVSKLVSQTLSLLGRPVKVPGAKIDIVDRYLGGGYAVLGEPEREAIALMAGYEGILVGPVYTGRALAGMIDMIRRGEIAPEETVLFWHTGDTAALFAYARELRRQGVMMAR; encoded by the coding sequence TATCACCGCCATCAGCGTGGCCGAACCGGAAAAAGCCCTGCGGGCGCGCGTCTCCAAGCTGGTGTCCCAGACCCTTTCTTTGTTGGGCCGGCCGGTCAAGGTGCCCGGCGCCAAAATTGACATTGTGGACCGCTATTTGGGCGGGGGATACGCCGTCCTGGGAGAGCCGGAACGCGAGGCCATCGCCCTGATGGCCGGCTATGAGGGCATCCTGGTGGGGCCAGTGTACACGGGCCGCGCGCTGGCCGGCATGATTGACATGATCCGGCGCGGGGAGATCGCGCCCGAGGAAACGGTGCTCTTCTGGCACACCGGGGATACCGCGGCGCTCTTCGCCTATGCGCGTGAACTGCGCCGGCAAGGGGTGATGATGGCGCGATGA